The genomic segment CTCACCGGGATTACTGGCCAATTTCTTTTATCCAACCTAGTACTGAAAATCACAAAGCGCTCGGACTCGATATGGCCCATGAGACAAACCGCTTTACCGCAGCCCAAAAGGCGCAACATTCCGGTCTGCCTCAAATCACCGGGCCGATTGTATTAGTGCAAGACTCGTTGAAAACACCGGGGTTTTTATTTTTTGTCCCTTGGTATGAAAACACTCATCCCGCGCCGCCTTATTACGGCGATGACAAGGGTTTTATGGGATTGGTCTATGCTCCCTTCGTCGTTGCTAGGTTGATGAACGGCACCTTGGAGAACAAAAACCGCCAGGTACACATTAGTATCTTTGATGGTGATGAGCAATTGTACAGCGAGATGGACTTTACCGCGGACAATGTCGATAAAGACCCGTTATTTAGTCAGCAAATTATGGTCAATATGTACGGTCGAGAATGGCAATTAACCATTCAGTCATCTAAGTTGTTCAAACGGCAAAATGTACAGTCCCAGCCAGATTATATTTTGTACGGTGGTTTGACGATTGATGCCTTGTTATTGATTATTTTTTACGTCTTAGTCAGAACCAATAAACGCGCTATGCGCTATGCCGAAGAGATGACTGAAAGTTTGCAGCACCGGCAAAGTATGCTCGAAAAAGCACAGCAAAAACTGCAACTTAGAAATCTAGAACTCGAAGAGGCCAACCGAGACCTCGACCAATTTGCCTTTGCCGTTTCACACGATCTCAAAGCGCCTTTGATCCATATTGCCGAGCTCAGTCAATGGCTAGAACGAGACGTCACACAAACCAACAGCGTACAAAATTTGGACTACGTTCACCTCATCAATTCAAAAGTAAAAGCTTTAGAAGGCTTGCTCAATGGGCTATTTCGCTATTCAAGGGTTCATTACGATGAAGGTGATATCCAAGCGTATCACATTGATCAACAACTCGATGTGATGCTTGAACAACTGCCCCTCTCCAATCAGTTCAAAGTAGAAAAAGATCTGCAAGTCACTTGCTTTGATACCTTAATCTCACCACTTAATCTGGTGCTTAAGTGCTTACTGGACAACGCCATACAACACCATGACAAACCCTACGGCCAGATAAAAATTACCGTTTCTCAACACAAAGAACAATTTCTGTTTACGATCGAAGATGATGGTCCTGGGGTACCCGTCGAGCATCAAGCGAGAGTCTTTGACTTATTTTATAAAGCGCAACAACCCACAAAAGACCACTCTGCGGGCATGGGGCTCGCCATAGTGAAAAAGATCTTAGATCGCTATTCTTGCCAATATGGTTTTGATTGTCATGATGGCCGAGGCAGCCGTTTTTCTTTTACTTGGCCCAACAGTAATGAGATGAAAAAGTGGCGAGAGATTGGCTATAATCATCGAAAATTGCAGTCAAATTAAACAATAGTATGTTTAATTGAATCAATATTCGCTATGGTAGTTAAAGTATAAAAAGGAGTAATTCGCTTAATCACTCAAACAGGGAACCGTTATGAAACTGTTGCTCATTGACAATGACTCAACGTTAAAAAGCACCATTTTGCAAAAGTTTGTTGCCGAGGAGATCGATTTAGTATGCTTGTCCTCGTACCAAGTGATCAACCGACACCTCAACCCTGTCCATCATCAATACGATGTCATTTTATTGGGCAGCCAAGGTTGCCATAGCAATAACGTTGAGCTACTGCGCAACCTACAGTCCGACCGCATTGCGGCCCCTATCGTCGTGATAGCACATGACCTTGAACCCGATGATGTCCTTGAGCTGATTGAGGCCGGCGCACAAGATGTTCTCGATTTAACGCAGTTGAATTTAACCCAACTCAAGCGCAACATACTGCAATACAAGCAGCACTATCAACTCGAGGAAATGGTGGCGCAAAGCCATCGACACTTAAAGTTTTTAGCCGAAAACGACAACCTGACTGGGCTGAGAAATCGATTTTATTTTCAACAGTCTCTTCGCGATGCCATCGAATTGGCACAACGCAATAACAAACACCTTGCCGTGATCTTTTTAGATTTGGATTTTTTTAAAACCATCAACGACACACTCGGTCATCCGATTGGCGATCAATTTCTCTGCGCTGTGGCTCAGCGACTCAATCAACCCATTCGTGCGGGAGATAAATTATGCCGTTTAGGGGGCGATGAATTTGCCATCCTTGCACACAACCTCAACAAGATTGAACAAGTTTATCTATTAGTGAATCGGCTATTTGGCTGCTTGAAAGAGCCTGTTCTCCTCAACGATACACTCCTCGACATTCGAGCCAGTTTTGGGGTTGCGACCTTTCCAGACTGCGCTAGAGAAGCGAACGAATTAATGAAATGCGCCGACATTGCCATGTATCGAGCCAAGTCATTAGGGCGCAATCAGATTCAGTATTACTCGAAAGAATTTCACCAAAAAATGACGGATAGGCTTAAGCTTGAAAGTGACTTAAAGCTTGCGGTACAACGTGGCGAGCTTTGTTTACACTATCAGCCACAACTCGATGCCCAGTCGCATTTATTATTGGGCTTTGAAGCGCTAGTCCGTTGGCAACACCCTAAAATGGGGCTGATTCCCCCAGACCAATTTATCTCGGTCGCTGAAGAAATAAACATGATTAATGAAATAGGTCACTGGGTGATTGAAGAAGCATGTTGTCAGTGGCAACGTTGGTCGACTCAATTTGAGCTTAGTCGCAGATTGACGATTGCCATCAATATTTCGGCTAAACAGTTGTCTGACCCAACGCTAATTGAACATTTGAAATCGTGCTTGAGACGTTATGACATTCCTAACGAAGCCTTGGAAATCGAACTGACCGAAAGCTGTATTGATCAAAGTCCAGAAGCTTTGGCGACCCTTAATAATATTGCACAATTGGGCATTACCTTGGCCATTGATGATTTTGGTACCGGCTACTCTTCTTTTACGCGCTTAAAGCAAACCCAAATAAAAGTGATTAAAATCGATAAAAGTTTTGTCCAAGATACACAAACGGAGCGAGATCAACGCATGTTAAAAGCCATTTGTGAGTTTTCCAAGGCATTGGATTATACCATAGTGGCAGAGGGGGTAGAAACACAGGCTCAGCAACAAAGCTGTTCCTTACTTGGCGTGGATCGCATGCAAGGCTTTTACTTTTCGCGTCCAGTGGTGGCCAAAGACATTGAATTAATTTGGTTGAGTTAAACCCAACCAAATTTTTGCCCAATACAGTTTACGATTTGACTTTGACCACAAAGCGCTCTGCACTGACTTTCTCTAATAACGCAGTAAGCGATGCTTGTATTGCAGCCGTGGAAAACTCAACCACTTTTACCTGCGGCGAGCGTATCTCCGCTTTGGCGATATCCGCTAATAACGTCTGCGACATCAACCCTAAATGCTGTTGGGCACAGAGACTTTTCGTCAACCAGGCCCCCGTGACCGAAACCACACCTATGGTGGGCGACTTTTCAATTAACAAATTGGAATCAATGCTTTCAAAACCACTTAAGCAGGCAATGCGGCCAGCAAATCGCAAGTGCTTTAGATCCCAATTTAACGAATCACCGCCCATGGTGTTCAAAATACAATCAAATTGAGCC from the Vibrio sp. HB236076 genome contains:
- a CDS encoding EAL domain-containing protein, translated to MKLLLIDNDSTLKSTILQKFVAEEIDLVCLSSYQVINRHLNPVHHQYDVILLGSQGCHSNNVELLRNLQSDRIAAPIVVIAHDLEPDDVLELIEAGAQDVLDLTQLNLTQLKRNILQYKQHYQLEEMVAQSHRHLKFLAENDNLTGLRNRFYFQQSLRDAIELAQRNNKHLAVIFLDLDFFKTINDTLGHPIGDQFLCAVAQRLNQPIRAGDKLCRLGGDEFAILAHNLNKIEQVYLLVNRLFGCLKEPVLLNDTLLDIRASFGVATFPDCAREANELMKCADIAMYRAKSLGRNQIQYYSKEFHQKMTDRLKLESDLKLAVQRGELCLHYQPQLDAQSHLLLGFEALVRWQHPKMGLIPPDQFISVAEEINMINEIGHWVIEEACCQWQRWSTQFELSRRLTIAINISAKQLSDPTLIEHLKSCLRRYDIPNEALEIELTESCIDQSPEALATLNNIAQLGITLAIDDFGTGYSSFTRLKQTQIKVIKIDKSFVQDTQTERDQRMLKAICEFSKALDYTIVAEGVETQAQQQSCSLLGVDRMQGFYFSRPVVAKDIELIWLS
- a CDS encoding CHASE domain-containing protein, which translates into the protein MTHHSLNHTLSARLNWYHWLVIALSLLLTLFAWNIAKQQAKEKNQAQFDYQAQQIVSLIEERMEKYEEALWAGVAAIHMQNGPVELETWQTFTDAFQIGERFPGINGMGVIHHVPNTKRDAYLRWRQAQSPHFTIHPTHSHRDYWPISFIQPSTENHKALGLDMAHETNRFTAAQKAQHSGLPQITGPIVLVQDSLKTPGFLFFVPWYENTHPAPPYYGDDKGFMGLVYAPFVVARLMNGTLENKNRQVHISIFDGDEQLYSEMDFTADNVDKDPLFSQQIMVNMYGREWQLTIQSSKLFKRQNVQSQPDYILYGGLTIDALLLIIFYVLVRTNKRAMRYAEEMTESLQHRQSMLEKAQQKLQLRNLELEEANRDLDQFAFAVSHDLKAPLIHIAELSQWLERDVTQTNSVQNLDYVHLINSKVKALEGLLNGLFRYSRVHYDEGDIQAYHIDQQLDVMLEQLPLSNQFKVEKDLQVTCFDTLISPLNLVLKCLLDNAIQHHDKPYGQIKITVSQHKEQFLFTIEDDGPGVPVEHQARVFDLFYKAQQPTKDHSAGMGLAIVKKILDRYSCQYGFDCHDGRGSRFSFTWPNSNEMKKWREIGYNHRKLQSN